In the Burkholderia glumae LMG 2196 = ATCC 33617 genome, one interval contains:
- a CDS encoding 3-deoxy-7-phosphoheptulonate synthase, with product MSTLREPWHPTTWQSMPQQQLPHYVNGAALGATLSRISSYPPLVAIGEIRRLRSWLANVAHGRGFVLQGGDCAETFADFRQDVIRRHYRLLERMAQTIGEASRLPVVRIGRIAGQYAKPRSKPEEERGGRSLPSYRGDIINDAAFDAGAREHDPDRMEAAYFRAAGSLNYLRGLDDTGMFGTGGSYFSSHEALLLPYEQSMVECDELGNWYCCSGHFLWIGERTRQIDGAHVEFLRGVRNPIGLKLGAGIGHDDLLRLIDVLNPLNEAGRLTLIPRMGAGKIDRLAALLETVRREGREVGWMSDPMHGNGTQTRTGIKTRHYADIVAELDGFFAAHRAAGTHPSGVHLELTGLDVTECIGGASVPGESDLERAYLSSCDPRLNADQALSLAGHLAGLLAAHRLSRSHGERAEAGAGAAEAADEEADRYDLERSV from the coding sequence ATGTCAACTTTACGCGAACCCTGGCATCCGACGACTTGGCAGTCGATGCCGCAACAGCAGTTGCCTCACTACGTGAACGGCGCCGCGCTCGGGGCCACGCTCTCGCGCATCAGCAGCTACCCGCCGCTCGTCGCGATCGGCGAGATCCGCCGGCTGCGCTCCTGGCTGGCCAACGTCGCGCACGGCCGCGGCTTCGTGCTGCAGGGCGGCGACTGCGCAGAAACGTTTGCCGATTTCCGGCAAGACGTGATCCGGCGCCACTACCGCCTGCTCGAACGCATGGCGCAGACCATCGGCGAAGCGTCGAGGCTGCCCGTCGTGCGCATCGGCCGGATCGCCGGCCAGTACGCGAAGCCGCGCAGCAAGCCGGAAGAAGAACGCGGCGGCCGGTCGCTGCCGAGCTATCGCGGCGACATCATCAACGACGCCGCGTTCGACGCCGGGGCACGCGAGCACGACCCGGACCGCATGGAAGCCGCGTATTTCCGCGCCGCCGGCAGCCTCAATTATCTGCGCGGTCTCGACGACACCGGCATGTTCGGCACCGGCGGCAGCTACTTTTCCAGCCACGAGGCGCTGCTGCTGCCCTACGAGCAGAGCATGGTGGAGTGCGACGAGCTCGGCAACTGGTATTGCTGCTCGGGCCACTTCCTCTGGATCGGCGAGCGCACGCGCCAGATCGACGGCGCGCACGTGGAATTCCTGCGCGGCGTGCGCAACCCGATCGGCCTGAAGCTCGGCGCCGGCATCGGCCACGACGATCTGCTGCGGCTGATCGACGTGCTGAACCCGCTCAACGAGGCCGGGCGCCTGACGCTGATTCCGCGCATGGGCGCGGGCAAGATCGACCGGCTCGCCGCGCTGCTCGAGACGGTGCGCCGCGAGGGCCGCGAGGTGGGCTGGATGTCCGATCCGATGCACGGCAACGGCACCCAGACCCGCACCGGCATCAAGACGCGCCACTATGCCGACATCGTCGCCGAGCTCGACGGCTTCTTCGCGGCGCATCGCGCGGCCGGCACGCATCCGTCCGGCGTGCATCTGGAGCTGACGGGGCTGGACGTGACCGAGTGCATCGGCGGGGCCAGCGTGCCGGGCGAGTCCGACCTCGAACGCGCCTATCTCAGCAGCTGCGATCCGCGCCTGAACGCGGACCAGGCGCTGTCGCTGGCCGGGCATCTGGCCGGCCTGCTGGCCGCGCATCGCCTGTCGCGCAGCCACGGCGAGCGCGCCGAAGCCGGTGCCGGCGCGGCCGAGGCGGCCGACGAGGAAGCCGACCGCTACGACCTGGAGCGCAGCGTATGA
- a CDS encoding TenA family transcriptional regulator produces the protein MEVDRSKSAQQKPHGLVSEIWAGWLQEQDLQRLVEHPLLIALASGEASPETLKTFLAQHSHYSRHFTRYLCALIGQLGDSESIRALLENLQEEMGVDGDGQMTHAEMFQRTLRVVGVVPADHEPLPATLQLRNTMMAHCKSSDPLAGLAAMCLGAEAIVPVIYQPVLLALQKSGHTEEATEFFRLHIEEDEDHALTMLALMRQLTNHEPERFEFAVRVGRELIARRVEMFDAVWQACQQYEAATQEDGAAA, from the coding sequence ATGGAAGTCGATCGCAGCAAATCCGCGCAGCAAAAGCCCCACGGTCTCGTCAGCGAGATCTGGGCAGGCTGGCTGCAGGAGCAGGATTTGCAGCGACTGGTGGAGCACCCGCTGCTGATCGCGCTCGCGAGCGGCGAGGCGAGTCCCGAGACGCTGAAAACGTTCCTGGCCCAGCACAGCCACTACTCGCGCCATTTCACGCGCTACCTCTGCGCGCTGATCGGCCAGCTCGGCGACAGCGAGAGCATCCGCGCGCTGCTCGAGAACCTGCAGGAGGAAATGGGCGTGGACGGCGATGGCCAGATGACGCATGCCGAGATGTTCCAGCGCACGCTGCGCGTGGTGGGCGTGGTGCCGGCCGACCACGAGCCGCTGCCGGCCACGCTGCAGCTCAGGAACACCATGATGGCCCACTGCAAGTCGAGCGATCCGCTGGCGGGCCTCGCCGCGATGTGCCTCGGCGCCGAGGCGATCGTGCCGGTGATCTATCAGCCCGTGCTGCTCGCGCTGCAAAAGTCCGGCCACACCGAGGAGGCCACCGAATTCTTCCGCTTGCACATCGAGGAAGACGAGGACCACGCGCTGACCATGCTGGCCCTCATGCGCCAGCTGACCAACCACGAGCCGGAGCGTTTCGAGTTCGCGGTGCGCGTGGGGCGCGAGCTGATCGCACGCCGCGTCGAGATGTTCGACGCGGTCTGGCAGGCCTGCCAGCAATACGAGGCGGCCACGCAAGAGGACGGCGCTGCGGCCTGA
- a CDS encoding RidA family protein, whose protein sequence is MIQLLQPPQWVRPRGYANGVAAKGRLVFTSGQLGWDAQEKLAGERYADQAIQALKNIVAVLAEAGAKPEHLVRLTWYVADREAYFAEAKEVGRAYRELIGHFPPMSAFQVAALMVEGAKVQIEATAVIPD, encoded by the coding sequence ATGATCCAGCTCTTGCAACCGCCGCAGTGGGTGCGCCCGCGCGGCTACGCGAACGGCGTGGCCGCGAAGGGGCGCCTGGTGTTCACCTCGGGCCAGCTCGGCTGGGACGCGCAGGAGAAGCTGGCCGGCGAGCGTTACGCCGACCAGGCGATCCAGGCGCTGAAGAACATCGTGGCGGTGCTGGCCGAGGCCGGCGCGAAGCCCGAGCATCTGGTGCGTCTGACCTGGTACGTAGCGGACCGCGAGGCCTATTTCGCCGAAGCGAAGGAGGTGGGCCGCGCGTACCGCGAGCTGATCGGGCATTTCCCGCCGATGAGCGCGTTCCAGGTGGCCGCGCTGATGGTGGAGGGCGCCAAGGTGCAGATCGAGGCCACCGCGGTGATTCCCGACTGA
- a CDS encoding anthranilate synthase component I: MLSQDEFTRYGEAGFNLVPLWKVLPLPERLDPLDVYRALANRRDDYLFETGEWENAAFTRHYSTIGLPCGERIELDEDAIRHLRHGRVQSEQRTDDPLAALRRLQEGFRVPHFDSLPPFSGGLFGYFGFETTRLIEPRLRRTARKPSGLQVPDVVQLVSRELVVIDHRRRQLFCIVHEDPSEAGSHARGLARLEAMAAQLGAIAPARAREPGTTRGLAVDASRLSFGFAREAYEGAVDRIKDYIAAGEVMQVVLAQRMSRPLACDAIALYRALGDLAQTPYRYLVNLGECAIVGASPEMLVQQRGDIVTSRPMAGTRRRTQDDAEDARLKQELLADPKEIAEHMMLVDLARNDVGRLAVPGGVQVDELLTVEYFSHVMHIVSTVTGKLPGQVHGIDVLRSTFPAGTLSGASKVRALEVIAELEPHSRGIYGGAVGYLDWRGQAELAITIRTGVLQGGLLHVQSGAGVVKDSVAEREWQETMDKSRMMLLAAELAERQSETARSGAAQQEATACI; encoded by the coding sequence ATGTTGAGCCAGGATGAGTTTACGCGGTACGGCGAGGCGGGGTTCAACCTCGTGCCGCTCTGGAAGGTGCTGCCGCTGCCCGAGCGGCTCGATCCGCTGGACGTCTATCGCGCGCTCGCGAACCGGCGCGACGACTACCTGTTCGAGACCGGCGAGTGGGAGAACGCGGCGTTTACGCGCCACTACTCGACCATCGGCCTGCCCTGCGGCGAGCGCATCGAGCTGGACGAGGATGCGATCCGCCATCTGCGCCACGGCCGCGTGCAGAGCGAGCAGCGCACCGACGATCCGCTCGCCGCGCTGCGCCGCCTGCAGGAAGGCTTTCGCGTGCCGCACTTCGACAGCCTGCCGCCGTTCTCGGGCGGCCTGTTCGGCTACTTCGGCTTCGAGACCACGCGTCTGATCGAGCCGCGCCTGCGCCGCACGGCGCGCAAGCCCTCGGGCCTGCAGGTCCCCGACGTGGTGCAGCTGGTGAGCCGCGAGCTGGTGGTGATCGACCATCGCCGCCGCCAGCTGTTCTGCATCGTTCACGAGGATCCGTCCGAGGCCGGCAGCCACGCGCGCGGCCTGGCACGGCTGGAGGCGATGGCCGCGCAGTTGGGCGCGATCGCCCCGGCGCGCGCGCGCGAGCCCGGCACCACCCGGGGCCTCGCCGTCGACGCGAGCCGGCTGTCGTTCGGCTTCGCGCGCGAAGCCTACGAAGGCGCCGTCGACCGCATCAAGGACTACATCGCCGCCGGCGAAGTGATGCAGGTGGTGCTCGCGCAGCGCATGAGCCGCCCGCTCGCCTGCGATGCCATCGCGCTCTACCGCGCGCTCGGCGATCTCGCGCAGACGCCGTACCGCTACCTGGTCAACCTCGGCGAATGCGCGATCGTGGGCGCCTCGCCCGAGATGCTGGTGCAGCAGCGCGGCGACATCGTCACGAGCCGTCCGATGGCCGGCACGCGCCGCCGCACCCAGGACGATGCCGAGGACGCGCGCCTGAAGCAGGAACTGCTGGCCGATCCGAAGGAGATCGCCGAGCACATGATGCTGGTCGATCTCGCGCGCAACGACGTGGGCCGTCTGGCCGTGCCCGGCGGCGTGCAGGTGGACGAGCTGCTGACGGTCGAATATTTCTCGCACGTCATGCACATCGTCTCGACCGTCACCGGCAAGCTGCCCGGGCAGGTCCACGGGATCGACGTGCTGCGCAGCACGTTCCCGGCCGGCACGCTGAGCGGCGCCTCGAAGGTGCGTGCGCTGGAAGTGATCGCCGAGCTCGAGCCGCACTCGCGCGGCATCTACGGCGGCGCGGTCGGCTATCTCGACTGGCGCGGCCAGGCCGAGCTGGCCATCACGATTCGCACCGGCGTGCTGCAGGGCGGGCTGCTGCACGTGCAGTCGGGCGCCGGCGTGGTGAAGGACTCGGTGGCCGAGCGCGAGTGGCAGGAAACCATGGACAAGAGCCGCATGATGCTGCTGGCGGCCGAGCTGGCGGAACGCCAGAGCGAAACGGCGCGCTCCGGCGCGGCGCAACAGGAGGCAACGGCATGCATCTGA
- a CDS encoding acyl-CoA thioesterase has product MSAASFEKDYLIRFSHCDPAGIVYFPQYLVLTNWALEDFFNEGLKVDFAGLIERRLGIPIVKLQTEFVRASRQGEVLTLRIEVTRLGERSLTATFTGRVGDEVRLRSEQVFVMISLDKVASMPFPDDIRAALRRYLPAAEEVTA; this is encoded by the coding sequence ATGAGCGCGGCAAGCTTCGAAAAAGACTATCTGATTCGTTTTTCCCACTGCGATCCGGCCGGCATCGTCTATTTCCCGCAGTACCTGGTGCTGACCAACTGGGCGCTCGAGGACTTCTTCAACGAAGGGCTGAAGGTGGACTTCGCGGGCCTGATCGAGCGGCGCCTGGGCATTCCGATCGTGAAGCTGCAGACCGAGTTCGTCCGGGCCTCGCGGCAGGGCGAGGTGCTGACGCTGCGCATCGAGGTGACGCGGCTCGGCGAGCGCTCGCTCACGGCCACCTTCACGGGCCGCGTCGGCGACGAGGTGCGCCTGCGCAGCGAGCAGGTGTTCGTGATGATCTCGCTCGACAAGGTGGCCTCGATGCCGTTTCCGGACGACATCCGCGCGGCGCTGCGGCGCTACCTGCCGGCGGCCGAGGAGGTGACGGCATGA
- a CDS encoding 2Fe-2S iron-sulfur cluster-binding protein, which produces MSQFFPLTISAVYPETRDATVLEFAVPETLASRFSHRQGQHLTLRATIGGQDVRRAYSLCNAVGAPLRVAIKKVEGGVFSGWAQANLRAGQQIEVMPPSGNFYVPLAADRACHYAGFASGSGITPMLSILKTTLQEEPASRFTLVYGNRNVGSTMFREELADLKDRHASRLSLIYVFSGEAQEVELCNGRLTHERVQGLLRSWLPAASIDYAFVCGPAQMMDEVCCALEDSGVPTPRIKREYFQPAGAPAAVVQRPAGAAEAGKRMTLIVDGATRQVEWTGSAATILDEALAAGIDLRYSCKGGVCATCRCRVVEGAVEMDAQYALDADELAQGYVLGCRARPSTPNLVLEFD; this is translated from the coding sequence ATGTCGCAGTTCTTTCCGCTGACGATCTCGGCCGTGTATCCCGAGACGCGCGATGCCACCGTGCTGGAGTTCGCCGTGCCGGAAACCCTGGCCTCGCGCTTCTCGCACCGCCAGGGCCAGCACCTGACGCTGCGCGCGACGATCGGCGGCCAGGACGTGCGCCGCGCCTATTCGCTCTGCAATGCGGTGGGCGCGCCGCTGCGGGTGGCCATCAAGAAGGTGGAGGGCGGGGTGTTCTCGGGCTGGGCCCAGGCCAACCTGCGTGCCGGCCAGCAGATCGAGGTGATGCCGCCGTCGGGCAATTTCTACGTGCCGCTCGCGGCCGACCGTGCGTGCCATTACGCGGGCTTCGCAAGCGGCAGCGGCATCACGCCGATGCTGTCGATCCTCAAGACCACGCTGCAGGAGGAGCCGGCGAGCCGCTTCACGCTCGTCTACGGCAACCGCAACGTCGGCTCGACGATGTTCCGCGAGGAACTGGCGGACCTGAAGGACCGCCACGCGTCGCGGCTGTCGCTGATCTACGTGTTCAGCGGCGAGGCGCAGGAAGTCGAGCTGTGCAACGGGCGCCTCACCCACGAGCGCGTGCAGGGGCTGCTGCGCAGCTGGCTGCCGGCGGCCTCGATCGATTACGCGTTCGTCTGCGGCCCGGCCCAGATGATGGACGAGGTCTGCTGCGCGCTGGAGGACAGCGGCGTGCCGACGCCGCGCATCAAGCGCGAATACTTCCAGCCGGCCGGCGCGCCGGCCGCGGTCGTGCAGCGGCCGGCCGGCGCGGCCGAGGCCGGCAAGCGCATGACGCTGATCGTGGACGGCGCCACGCGCCAGGTGGAATGGACCGGCTCGGCCGCCACGATCCTCGACGAGGCGCTCGCCGCCGGCATCGACCTGCGCTACTCGTGCAAGGGCGGGGTGTGCGCGACCTGCCGTTGTCGCGTGGTCGAGGGCGCGGTGGAGATGGACGCGCAATACGCGCTCGACGCCGACGAACTGGCCCAGGGCTACGTGCTCGGCTGCCGCGCGCGCCCGAGCACGCCGAACCTCGTGCTCGAGTTCGACTGA
- a CDS encoding AMP-binding protein, producing the protein MSDVNLAAALLFNKRHLDKPAYIGPDFALSYAELDRAVRRQAAWMTMQEVAPGERIVIALDDGPDLAVIFFASLAVGALPVVVSSKLDTAPLRHILGDAEPLMVYGKAVQADTIRAAIDGLATRPQAFLLEAGWYRTLLARRVGAPRAPAAALAGDAFDESSDEALEEAAEQEWDAAVLRDRHAPALIQYTSGTTGLAKGVTHSAASVLACCAAVTGQLGLSADDVLYSVPKSFFGFGMGNSLFFPLHLGASAVLDAAWPNAAQVEANLRRFRPTVLFAVPTLYRMLLDNGFGPDDSPLRLAFSAGAPLAGNTGARWRERFGFDLHDGIGATELCHVFATSYPDSLRRGSLGRLLAGCEARIVDEAGHEVRPGETGVLVVKSPAVSPGYWRRPQDDAARFHGGWYRTGDLFSRDADGFLYFHGREDDRFKVFGRWVVPAEIEALLVAHAPQLGDCFVVPGREPNGEDRPVLCLHGQHGGHAARQVLAVLHRLDGYKRPVRLLPVDELPLTPNGKPNRRALAQLASRALQDGTGINLVEESTC; encoded by the coding sequence ATGAGCGACGTCAATCTCGCTGCCGCGCTGCTGTTCAACAAGCGCCACCTCGACAAGCCGGCCTACATCGGCCCCGACTTCGCGCTCAGCTATGCCGAACTCGATCGCGCGGTACGGCGCCAGGCCGCCTGGATGACGATGCAGGAAGTCGCGCCCGGCGAGCGCATCGTGATCGCGCTCGACGACGGCCCGGACCTCGCGGTGATCTTCTTCGCCTCGCTCGCGGTGGGCGCGCTGCCCGTGGTGGTGAGTTCGAAGCTCGACACGGCGCCGCTGCGTCACATCCTCGGCGATGCCGAGCCGCTGATGGTGTATGGCAAGGCGGTGCAGGCCGACACGATTCGCGCCGCGATCGACGGCCTGGCCACGCGCCCGCAGGCGTTTCTGCTGGAGGCCGGCTGGTATCGCACGCTGCTCGCACGGCGCGTCGGGGCGCCGCGTGCGCCGGCCGCGGCCCTCGCCGGCGACGCGTTCGACGAGTCGTCCGACGAGGCATTGGAGGAGGCCGCGGAGCAGGAATGGGACGCCGCGGTCCTGCGTGATCGCCACGCGCCGGCGCTGATCCAGTACACCTCGGGCACCACCGGGCTCGCGAAGGGCGTGACGCACAGTGCCGCGTCGGTGCTGGCCTGCTGCGCCGCCGTGACGGGCCAGCTGGGCCTGAGCGCCGACGACGTGCTCTATTCGGTGCCGAAGTCGTTCTTCGGCTTCGGCATGGGCAACAGCCTGTTCTTCCCGCTCCATCTCGGCGCGAGCGCCGTGCTCGACGCGGCCTGGCCGAACGCCGCGCAGGTGGAGGCGAACCTGCGACGCTTCCGGCCCACGGTGCTGTTCGCCGTGCCGACCCTGTACCGGATGCTGCTCGACAACGGCTTCGGCCCCGACGATTCCCCGCTGCGGCTGGCGTTCTCGGCCGGCGCGCCGCTTGCCGGCAACACCGGCGCGCGCTGGCGCGAGCGCTTCGGTTTCGATCTGCACGACGGCATCGGTGCGACCGAACTCTGCCACGTGTTCGCGACCAGCTACCCGGATTCGCTGCGCCGGGGCAGCCTCGGCCGGCTGCTGGCGGGCTGCGAGGCGCGCATCGTCGACGAGGCCGGGCACGAGGTCCGGCCCGGCGAGACCGGCGTGCTGGTGGTGAAGTCGCCGGCCGTCTCGCCCGGCTACTGGCGACGCCCGCAGGACGACGCGGCGCGCTTTCACGGCGGCTGGTACCGCACCGGCGACCTGTTCAGCCGCGACGCGGACGGCTTCCTCTATTTCCACGGCCGCGAGGACGATCGCTTCAAGGTGTTCGGGCGCTGGGTGGTGCCGGCCGAGATCGAGGCGCTGCTGGTGGCGCATGCGCCGCAACTCGGCGACTGCTTCGTGGTGCCGGGCCGCGAGCCGAATGGCGAGGACCGCCCGGTGCTGTGCCTGCATGGTCAACACGGCGGGCACGCGGCACGGCAGGTGCTGGCCGTGCTGCACCGGCTCGACGGCTACAAGCGGCCGGTCAGGCTGCTGCCGGTCGACGAACTGCCGCTCACGCCGAACGGCAAGCCCAACCGCCGCGCGCTCGCCCAGCTGGCGAGCCGCGCGCTGCAAGACGGGACGGGCATCAATCTAGTGGAGGAATCAACATGTTGA
- a CDS encoding TauD/TfdA dioxygenase family protein, with protein MLACSPCVPPAAAQPPERGFDIVPFDGPLGAEVVGLDLSQPLGEAAFARIHRAHLDHHLLVFREQRITPEQQVAFSRRFGPLQTHVLHQFALPGHPEVLIVSNIVENGKPIGLGDAGHFWHSDLSYKEKPSLGSLLHAQELPTEGGDTLFANMHLAWETLPEALKQAVRGRRAEHTYLARYAELQARSPWRPNLSAEQLAQVKAVQQPIVRTHPETGRRALFVSEHFTTRIVGLPEDESRALLDELFAHSVRDEFVYRHRWREHDLVFWDNRSLMHLAAGTPDHLRRKLYRTTIEGDVPV; from the coding sequence CTGCTAGCCTGTTCTCCTTGCGTGCCGCCCGCGGCCGCCCAGCCGCCCGAGCGCGGGTTCGACATCGTGCCGTTCGACGGCCCGCTCGGCGCCGAAGTGGTCGGGCTCGATCTCTCGCAGCCGCTCGGCGAGGCGGCGTTCGCGCGCATCCATCGCGCCCATCTCGATCACCACTTGCTGGTGTTTCGCGAGCAGCGCATCACGCCCGAGCAGCAGGTGGCCTTCAGCCGCCGCTTCGGCCCGCTGCAGACCCACGTGCTGCACCAGTTCGCGCTGCCCGGGCATCCCGAGGTGCTGATCGTGTCGAACATCGTCGAGAACGGCAAGCCGATCGGCCTCGGCGACGCGGGCCACTTCTGGCATTCGGACCTGTCCTACAAGGAGAAGCCGAGCCTCGGCTCGCTGCTGCACGCGCAGGAACTGCCCACCGAGGGCGGCGACACGCTGTTCGCCAACATGCACCTGGCCTGGGAGACGCTGCCCGAGGCGCTCAAGCAAGCCGTGCGCGGGCGCCGCGCCGAGCACACCTATCTGGCGCGCTATGCCGAGCTGCAGGCACGCAGCCCGTGGCGGCCGAACCTGAGTGCGGAGCAGCTCGCGCAGGTGAAGGCGGTGCAGCAGCCGATCGTGCGCACCCATCCGGAAACGGGCCGCCGCGCCCTGTTCGTCAGCGAGCATTTCACGACGCGCATCGTCGGCCTGCCCGAGGACGAGAGCCGCGCGCTGCTCGACGAGCTGTTCGCGCACAGCGTGCGCGACGAGTTCGTCTATCGCCACCGGTGGCGCGAGCACGACCTGGTGTTCTGGGACAACCGCTCGCTGATGCATCTGGCGGCCGGCACGCCCGACCATCTGCGCCGCAAGCTGTATCGCACCACGATCGAGGGCGACGTGCCCGTCTGA
- a CDS encoding MFS transporter yields the protein MQASKTLSRTEQWLFCLATGFSVAAVVYQQSMTEAIAAGFQVPAGLLSRLSVATQLGYGLGLVLGLPLGDLVAPRRLVPGVVGALGLVVAAEAAAPSLEVLTVLCLLAGMLSIGGQLLIAYCAKAFAPEQRNRVVGGMMSALFGGLLCARVLSGWGAEHIGWRHVYLLAGGLTLSWAAGLARVLGPVPMGTPPRYGQMLRRQLGLWRGYPELRRLALVAACFFAASNGIWANVVSLAHATLNWSAGQTGLLACTSIVALRAPQLARRLQRHLHWTGVIALFGVVLAAVSLAGFAIGTHVAMIVVFFIGCDLCIRSVHVISQGRVLSLDPGAASRLSSLFMTVFFTGAALGSWLGGIVARHYGWPGMFLFPLLCAGTGVALLRSGEVRFSPA from the coding sequence ATGCAAGCCAGCAAAACCCTGTCGCGAACCGAGCAGTGGCTGTTCTGCCTCGCCACCGGCTTCTCAGTAGCCGCGGTGGTCTACCAGCAATCGATGACGGAGGCGATCGCCGCCGGCTTCCAGGTGCCGGCCGGCCTGTTGTCACGGCTGTCGGTGGCCACCCAGCTCGGCTACGGCCTCGGCCTCGTGCTCGGCCTGCCGCTCGGCGACCTGGTCGCCCCGCGGCGGCTCGTGCCCGGCGTGGTCGGCGCGCTCGGCCTGGTGGTGGCGGCCGAAGCGGCGGCGCCCTCGCTCGAGGTGCTGACCGTGCTGTGCCTGCTCGCCGGCATGCTGTCGATCGGCGGCCAGTTGCTGATCGCCTACTGCGCGAAGGCGTTCGCGCCCGAGCAGCGCAACCGCGTGGTGGGCGGCATGATGTCCGCGCTGTTCGGCGGCCTGCTCTGCGCGCGCGTGCTGTCCGGCTGGGGCGCGGAGCACATCGGCTGGCGCCACGTGTATCTGCTCGCGGGCGGCCTCACGCTGTCGTGGGCGGCGGGCCTCGCGCGCGTGCTCGGCCCGGTGCCGATGGGCACGCCGCCGCGCTACGGCCAGATGCTGCGCCGCCAGCTCGGGCTGTGGCGCGGCTACCCCGAGCTGCGCCGGCTCGCGCTGGTGGCCGCCTGCTTCTTCGCCGCTTCCAACGGCATCTGGGCCAACGTGGTCTCGCTCGCGCACGCCACGCTCAACTGGAGTGCGGGCCAGACCGGGCTGCTGGCCTGCACCTCGATCGTCGCGCTGCGCGCGCCGCAGCTCGCGCGCCGGCTGCAGCGCCACCTGCACTGGACCGGCGTGATCGCGCTGTTCGGTGTGGTGCTAGCCGCCGTCTCGCTGGCCGGCTTCGCGATCGGCACGCACGTGGCGATGATCGTCGTCTTCTTCATCGGCTGCGACCTTTGCATCCGTTCGGTCCACGTGATCTCGCAGGGCCGTGTGCTGAGCCTCGATCCCGGCGCGGCTTCGCGCCTGAGCAGCCTGTTCATGACCGTCTTCTTCACCGGCGCCGCGCTCGGCTCGTGGCTCGGCGGCATCGTCGCGCGCCACTACGGCTGGCCGGGAATGTTCCTGTTCCCGCTGCTGTGCGCCGGCACCGGCGTCGCGCTGCTGCGCAGCGGCGAGGTGAGGTTCAGTCCGGCCTGA
- a CDS encoding anthranilate synthase component II — translation MHLMIDNYDSFTYNVVQYLCTLGAQVEVRRNDQITVEEIEALAPQSVIVSPGPCSPAEAGVSIAALRHFAGRLPLLGICLGHQCIAAAFGGKVRRAEVFHGKASPMRHDGSELFAGLPETFKVGRYHSLVVDDLPPELVVTARIAHEDGTAGEIMAMQHRELPIYGLQFHPESVLTEHGFSMLANYLRVVEQHAASAAAAVA, via the coding sequence ATGCATCTGATGATCGACAACTACGACTCGTTCACCTACAACGTGGTCCAGTATCTCTGCACGCTCGGCGCGCAGGTCGAGGTGAGGCGCAACGACCAGATCACGGTGGAGGAGATCGAGGCACTCGCGCCGCAATCGGTGATCGTCTCCCCCGGGCCGTGCTCGCCCGCCGAGGCCGGCGTCTCGATCGCCGCGCTGCGCCATTTCGCCGGCCGCCTGCCGCTGCTCGGCATCTGCCTGGGCCACCAGTGCATCGCCGCCGCGTTCGGCGGCAAGGTGCGCCGTGCCGAGGTGTTCCACGGCAAGGCCTCGCCGATGCGCCACGACGGCTCCGAGCTGTTCGCGGGCCTGCCGGAGACGTTCAAGGTCGGCCGCTACCACTCGCTGGTGGTGGACGATCTCCCGCCCGAACTGGTGGTGACCGCGCGCATCGCGCACGAGGACGGCACGGCCGGCGAGATCATGGCGATGCAGCACCGCGAGCTGCCGATCTACGGCCTGCAGTTCCACCCCGAATCGGTGCTGACCGAACATGGCTTCAGCATGCTGGCCAACTACCTGCGCGTCGTCGAGCAGCATGCCGCGAGTGCGGCTGCCGCCGTCGCCTGA